A region of Campylobacter suis DNA encodes the following proteins:
- a CDS encoding YceI family protein, with product MKKILALFFMASVAFSQWLEIDKTHSDVKFVIKHLSISNINGHFDDYEAAIDFDAAKKRINSLEAIVKVDSIYTKNRTRDQNLTSEIFFDTQKFKSMTFKMTDSDDKRIYGILKIKDVSKNVVFDYTYNGSAKNINGGLAHSFTLKTMLKRREFNVGKDYPIEFIGDNVWITIDIEGNLRGDTQEKSKQNE from the coding sequence ATGAAAAAAATTTTGGCACTATTTTTTATGGCTAGCGTTGCGTTTTCACAGTGGCTAGAGATAGACAAAACTCACTCAGATGTAAAATTTGTGATAAAACACCTAAGTATATCAAATATAAATGGGCATTTTGATGACTACGAAGCGGCGATAGATTTTGATGCTGCTAAAAAAAGGATAAATTCGCTTGAGGCTATCGTTAAAGTTGATTCGATATATACAAAAAATAGAACTAGAGACCAAAACCTAACTAGCGAAATATTTTTTGATACACAAAAATTTAAAAGCATGACTTTTAAGATGACAGATAGTGATGATAAACGAATTTATGGTATCTTAAAGATAAAAGATGTTAGTAAAAATGTTGTTTTTGACTATACTTATAATGGCTCGGCTAAAAATATAAATGGTGGCTTAGCGCACAGCTTTACTTTAAAAACTATGCTAAAAAGGCGAGAGTTTAATGTCGGTAAAGATTATCCTATTGAGTTTATAGGTGATAATGTTTGGATTACTATAGATATTGAGGGAAATTTGCGTGGAGATACGCAAGAAAAATCTAAACAAAATGAGTAA